The window AGCCCATGAATTCAGATTGCTTTCATTTTCTTCCCTCATCTCCCCGTTTCGACATTAAATATTTGTCATTAGCCTGATATTGTGTTGGAATAATGTCTTCCTCTTGATTATCAATTAGGAATTTCGATTTATTCTTTATTTGAGCTTTTGTATTTCAAAGTAGCTATTTTGACGAATATATGAATTTTCTCATCGTCTTATGTTGCGTGTGTAGTGTAGACACAGCTTAATACAGTCGTTTTTATTAAAATCAGTGTACACATATTAGTGTTAGGTAGATGTTAGACAAAAATTGAAATTCCATTTTATTCCTCGAATTTTGTGTATTGTCGTGTCTTGCACGCTACTCTGGTGCATAATGTGCGTGATTCGCGGTGTATTAATTGTGAATATATCGATAATTGTACCTGCTGGTTCTGTAGAAGTCGACAAAACGATACGGTATTCGTAAGCTCCTTCACCGTTGCGGGCTTCTAGGACGTATTCCTTTTCCGTATCGGATTTCTGAACGCTGTCGATCGTTAGGATTACGCTCCATGCTCCTCTTCCCTGCAAAAAGAAATACGATTGTATTACTTAAATGTTTGTAACCTCTTTTAGTAGTATAttcatcattttttatttatcagAGTTATTGAAAGTAATTGTGAATCTTACAagcttaaataattataaattctAAATGTATAACAATAGATGGTTATAAATTTGCGCAACTTCACATCAGTGATTTGTATttcatatttattaaatttcagGATAAGATTTGTATACGTCAGAGCTCCAggttagagatttcaagaagtattaaaaaatttttgtttAGATTTAAGGTTCTAGATTTTGATGGAAAATTACAGATTTCCTAAGTTTGTAGTATTCAAGGGATTAAAAAAGCTCTGAAAGTTCCTTCAAATTCGTAGAAGTTCCAGAATTCTTATGAGATGATCTAAATAGGTTCCTAAACATTTCGAACTCAGCTGACTGCTAAGGTGTTTAGAATTTCAAGCTCTAGATGTCAAGTACTCTTTGAAATGTCAAGAATCTCCAAGTCGAATATCCTAATGATCTCGTAGCTTAAAATTTGTGAGAACTTCTAACAGTGTCTCAAAGTCTCTTCAAGAGGTCTTAAATACTTGATGTCTTTGAGTTAACTTTGAAGTGAACTCTATAGTCTCCGTAGTTTGCAAAAATCATAAGAGTATCAATGGGTCTTATGAATTCAGGATCAAATGACCTACATCCAAGAAGCCCCCAAGGGACCCATAGAATTTCGAATATCTGACACAGATCCCCAAATCCCAGAGGTCTTCTAAAACTCCGTGATCTCTGGAACCACTCGGACTGTCAGAATCCCTCGAATGGTCACGTGAAACTTAGCAATTCACAGTCATTAACACAGACACATTTCTATGCATTGGAACCTGTGCTGGGAAAAAGTGCTGTACGTTGCTACCACAGACGCATCTCCAATTTGACCAATTGTATGCAGTTAAAAATGCACAGGACCAATCGCACGTTTCATGCAGGTACTTTCGTGGGTTTAATGATGTATTCATGTTAGTAGCGTGGTACACCTTTCTATACCAACTTTACTCAACACTCCTATTAGTGCAGTATAGATACATACAATGATATTGAGGAAAAGAAATCAACCTAACAATTTTTAACTTTGTTGcatcatatttatcatattaTTATCATATTACCACCCAAATAGAACTCTTTTAAAATCGATACATAACCATTTTAGAACCAGTAAAGAATCAATATAACATGACTCTAGAACCGTAACTAAAATCGATATCAGTAGAAACCTTTTTCACTTCTAACAATTATGGGATTATTTCGGTTCTTCATAACAGTTTCAAGAAATGAAGCCAAAACTGTTTTCAACTCTCGCCTTCAATCTTTGAACCTTCTCCAGGACCACGCTATAAATCAATCCTTCCCAAATGAAATGATCGTACCATCCAACTACTTTCCGAACATATCAAATACCGAGACGTCAAACTGTTTAAGTTCCGTGCACCATGAAGCCATCCTACTTTGTGTACCGCCACATGGTAGAGCTTGTTAACGCCGCAACCCTTGAACTTCGCCAACTTTAATATCGTCATTTAACAAATTATATTCTTGTTAGCAAACGTTATTGTTACTTATCAACTCGGCGAAGTTTGCGGTGGCTTTAACGAGTCTCGCTGCTCGGCGCACGCGATGAAACTACCAGGAAGAAAAACCGTCGGAGGTGCGTTCGTTGAACCTATTCCCATGGCGCGCGTGGGCGTGCAGCGGTGCACAAAAGGGAGGCAACACACTTTCGAATGCCGTAATTGCGTTTTCATTAAAAACTGATCCGCGATCCGCCAATGCTGCTCGGCGGCGTGCAGTTTTTGAAAGCCATTCACGCCGCCGTCTCTGCGAGCGATTTTGAATGGCTCCCTTTATTGGTTCCTTCGCCACCGATTCCTGTTAGCGAGCTCTGACCAGCCTGGCAAAGAATCTCTCGCGAGTTTGTGATATTGAACGCCGTCGGAAATGCGCGATGTCAGTCTACGTTTGGCCGATGACTGCGACGCGCGCCCTTTTGAATGTTGATGTCGCTTTAATTTCACCTTCTGCCTTTGCACGTTTTACGAGCTTCGACTCCCGTGAGGTTTTAATCAATTTTGCGGTATAATATTCCTCGTGTTTTCTTTGTATTCAATTTGTTAATTAGGTTTTGAAGGCACAATCTTTGAGCAATGGTTTTTTGTTATGTTGGAAAGAAATGAGAGAGTGCAAGATCGTTGTATTTAGGTATTATATTGTTGGATGACTAGCTTTAGGCCTTAATTATAAAAGATAGCTAACTTAGGTCACTATTTGTGCATACTTTCCAAATCAGAGTCTGAATCGTAGTTTCAAGCAGGGATTAAGCTAAGGGCTAGGGTTCTTAATTCTCCAACAAAAACGCATAGTATACAGGTagcgtgcataagtatttggacactttaacATTATTGGAAAAGCATGAAATATCTACATTTTTGTATTAATGATAACTGCAAACCTTATTGTAACCAtatttgtaaaccttatatAATTGTCTAAGATGAAATTTGTAGCCAAAACTGTTATAGAATTTTAGTTGGTGCAATTTACATATTGCAATAATGTGATAGTGTTCAAATACTTATATACAGTAGAGTATACTTATGTATTCAGAAAATTTTAAGCCCAGGATTTTTATACTCAAAGCTTCTCTCGGCTACATGTCTTCTTACTCGTTGTTTTAACTGTTGTTCTCgttgaaataaatatattacttaGTTGAAAGTCAAACTTGTGTATTCTAATACTCGCAGGCTTTTAATAATATCTTGAAATGTATATCAAATAAGTTTTGTTTGTTATTAATTAAAACTGTACACATGGCAATCTTAGAAATGTATTCTTCATTATAAATGATAAAGTCGTCAGTAAGGTCCTAGGATATCAAGATACATAAGTAATTTTTAATTGTTACTTTAAATAAAGTACCAGAGGACATAGATTTACGAATTTGTATCTTGAATGTGTTTAAAAGTTTTTCTCAATTTTCTTTattcaataataattataatatttggtatttaattatTTGTAGCATTTAGTAAGTAGCTACTAGTTGTATTAAAGAGGTAGGATTTCTTTCTAGCTTTCTTTTATTTGCACAATAAAGGGACCAATTTCCGTGACAACATCAATAGACGAATTATTTCAGACGATTGCAAACGATTTGTGGCACTTCAATTCGTGTGGAATTTCATTAAGGCCCCTTGATTATCGAGGAACTTTCTAATCACGCAGATGCGTGAAAAACGTTAAGTGCACTGTGAAAATCGATGTTCTGGAATACGAAACCTTTGTTCGATTACCTTCGTTTTTGCGCTCCTTTATCTTCAATTATCCCCAGTCTCTTCTTCTATTGTTTTTGCTCTGAGAAACCTCTCCCCGTATAGCAATCGATATttaattacactgttcaacacgggtctgattttgtaagcgtgaataaacatttcttatagatttcgacgtgctgattacgaatctgcaaaccgtttttttccagaacgtacagtttttgaaaaaatcaattttgaaaaaaatgacaaattttcaactttggaatttttctgtgcttttgccgtagtagttatttagttgctctttgtacgaaatgattctgtggactctcccgaataaaataatataaatagttattagattataaacatcgaaataggtttaaataacaattaaagtgaaaaggacacccaaaacgcacccatttttgctgatatttttcactttatttcaaaaagtaagggtctaggagaaaatttgactataacacgcgatagagcaaacctttctactaaggaaagcatcaggcgaatgttcaaaattatttttgttttcaatatagaaataaaatagtttggcgaaacgcgcggcggcgacagtggtactcaatgacggcgaCGCGCGCCGGTagacgcctcgcctatcgcctgctGTTCCGCGGACCctgtacgcattgacgtcattgagtaccactgccgccgccgcgcgtttcgccaaactattttatttctatattgaaaacaaaaataattttgaacattcgcctgatgctttccttagtagaaaggtttgctctatcgcgtgttatagtcaaattttctcctagacctttactttttgaaataaagtgaaaaatatcagcaaaaatgggtgcgttttgggtgtccttttcactttaattgttatttaaacctatttcgatgtttataatctaataactatttatattattttattcgggagagttcacagaatcatttcgtgcaaagagcaactaaataactgctacggcaaaagcacagaaaaatcccaaagttgaaaaattgtcatttttttcaaaattgattttttcaaaaactgtacgttctggaacaaaacggtttgcagattcgtaatcagcacgtcaaaatctataagaaatgtttattcacgtttacaaaatcgaaaaaaagtcaaaatttgttgaacagtgttattagCTTTGCTATCACTTACATCGACGTTTATCATTTTTATTAGGAGTTATAAATTTCAGATTCTCCTTTTCAATTCATTTTCTTTTACATTTAGTAGAATCTAAATATTTTTATCACTGTAATGTCTAATACCTATTTATTCTAATTTGTTGAGACTATTACTTTGGCACTCATCAAGTTTGCTATACGATGTGAAACTGCTATATATTACTTCTAATTTATTTGACTGTTCAGAATTTCTCATCAATATTGTTGGAACACTTCAGCAATCTCAATATTTATGAACAAAAATTTTCACGTTGAAGTATTCATTCTATCCCATCCCCAGGCCTGAAGACGACACTCGATGGTACGTTTTATTGATAAGGCTTATTAGACTTTCCAAGCAGCCAAAGATTTTATTTATTGACGGTCGTTTCGTTCACGTCGAGAAACTTCGAAGAAAGTTTTATCCACATTGGAAGCGCAACTTTCTGTGATATTTTCCTGTTAGACCTAGGATGGTGCAGTCTATTATTTTTACCACTTTCCTGTTATCACAGACGAGGGTAAACTTGACGTTCTATGTAAGTTTAGTCAACGATGTTGGGAATAAGAATTTAAACAATGTACGAAAGACGAGGAAGGATATCAATTTGAGTTGCTTCTAGCTTTTCTGGATTTAGAATCATTTATAAGCTTTTTGTTATCAATATGGTATTAAAGGATCCATTTgagatatttttaaattatatttaacaTCTAGCTTCAGATAAAAATTGATTAGAAATTAGATTTACCAGATCGACAGCGGTTGAAGTCTCAAGTCGGTTGCTTTCGTCGGGACGACCCTCGTTGATTTTTTCGTCGTTCACTCGCCACAAGAAATGTGGTCTGGGATTCGCGTAAACGGTTACGTTCACAATTCCCTGACGTCCAATTACATATCCGAAACGCTCAATAGTTGGCTGGGGTTGAGGAGGATCTGTGAACAAAATTTATTAATGGCAATCTGAACTTGGATGTTCAAGAAATCTGCTACGATTCCTGATGAATATAAATTTCAACTTCAGAAAATAAATTACAATTGTAAACGAATAAAACAATTTGAGAAAGAACGAAAAATGtagtaatcctgaatattcatatTGAGGAATATTTAAAGTCAGTGTAATTTTATGTATTAGAGCTAAATTCTCGGTAGAAAATATTTGATATGTTTTATAAATTCCACTGATTTACAAATCTGATTTATATTATTTGTTAGTATCtaaaataaattttagaaaatatgcACAGAATTTTATCGAAATTCTATTGAATTTctattctattctattttatttgttttctatttctattttaGCGAAACACGGTAATTAATAGCTACACTGAAATTTTCCTAAATAGTTTAATGAATGAATAAAAAATAGCTACTCACAGTATACTTGCAATTGCATGGTAGTTTCTCTGGGCTTGTCAAGAGCGATGTGGCTGGCAACACATCGCAACATCTTGCCATTATCGGTCCAATCCAAACTACGCGATGCATTCTGCACAGCCAGTGAGTTATCGTCGATGTTCGAGTCGTAAATCGTGGATCTCTCTTCGCCAATAGGTTCATCGTCTAGTCACAAGAAAACACAGACACATgtgtataaatacaatattaatttgaCAATATCAGACACTTTTAATTTCAGTTTTCAAATTAAGAGATTCACACACATAATATGTATATATGCTTTAAATAATTAAGTTCCTTTTAGGTAATTAAGATAAGATTTTAGAAGCAGTAAAGAgatgagcttataacgagagAATACTTTAATTACCAAGGAACAAAGACACGTTGGCTGCTGGTCGTCCTCCTGGAGCACTGCAGCTCACTTCCAATTTCTCTCCTTTTCTGTAGATATTTCTCCCATATGCTCCAGGACTCGTCTGGAGTTCAGGATTGTGTGGTGGTTCTATAAATTTAAATTCACGGGTTAATTGATTCCATTTTCACATTCAGTTTTGATGGTATTACCAgggaagtcaatagaatatcgaaaACGATGATTAGAGCATCGAGAGACGAAGTCTTTCGGAAGTGTAATTAGGAAATCGAAAGGAGTAGTTGATAGCGAAAATAGGAAGTTTTATCGAAAGTTGAATCAAGAAGTCGTCGTAATAACCGCGCGGAGTTTTCTTCGGCATGAAGCTGTTTCATTGAATCACGATCCATTAATTTCCCCTATCGATTAAGCGTGTAAATTTCTATTTAAATTCGGGTCGGCGACGATTCTAGTCTCTCGATCATTCACCGTCGCCGTCATTTATCTTTATCGACTTTATCCGAAACAGTAATATCCTTTCGCGCTCTTTTATTTCGCCCTCCGTAAGCAGTACTCTTAACGAAGATTAATTAACCTTCGAATCCTAGGACGCAGGTCTCCCCTTAGCGTTTCACCTTACGGTAGAATGTTTTCCTTGGACAACAGAATTTATGAACCCTCAGGAATTTTCTTGTTAACTTAGGACACACACGAAACATTCTTCGCGATAGATTATACGGAGAGGAGAAGATATTAATTTCGGTGAAGTGGATTTTCGGTAAAATGTTTTTTTAGGAGAACAGAGTTAATGAATAAACTTTAATTAATTACGGTAGGTAATATGAGATTTTGAGGAAAATTAGAAGCAAGTGTAATAATTTGATTAATGGGTTAAGAACTTTTTGGCATTTTCTATAAATTCAAATGGTAAGAAAGAAACATGTGTATGTATAATATATGAAGTGGTATATTTGAACTCTTCTATTTCTTCTTTTTGGTCATTTTGTAATTGGTAGAGGTCGTCAGTTTTTAATCGTTTTAAATTTAAGATGCCTCTTAATTTCAAATACGGGACAATTTAAATGTCTTGGAAATATTAATCACGTACCCTAAATAACTATTCTAAATTAATTAGTCTAATCTCTTAATAATAGAAAGTAGCTATATCTAAAAATACTACTCTTCTGTATCATAATTAGATGTTTGAAATTTCTTGGATTATGTGTTGGAATTCACTTATAAGTAGAAAATAATCAAGACATCTCGATTTCTAAGCAGGTACTAGAGTTTGTAAGTTCCTACTGTAATTATATAATTCAAATCACCCTCAAAATTCTTCTCCTAAATTTCCAGAAACCTTAAGATTCTCAAGAAACTCTCCCTTGAGATATCTAGAATTTTAATAACtcccaaattttaaaaattttaaacgaaACAAAATTCGACATATTTACGAAATGTATTTTCCACTCCAACTTTAGGGGTGGTTTCCACACCCTAAGCTTAAATACCAACgattaaaaaaaatacatatttaatattGTTCTCAATTGCTAAGCAGATGCTAGAGTTTGTAAGTTTCTAGTGTAACTATATAATTCAAATCACCCTCAAAATTCTTCTTCTAAATTTCCAGAAACCTTAAGATTCTCAAGAAACTCTCCCTTGAGATATCTAGAATTTTAATAACTCTcaaaatttttagaattttaaacGAAACAAAATTCGACATGAAtacgaaaatgtattttccaccccaactttgggggtggtttccACACCCTAAGCTTGAATACCAACgattaaaaaaaatacatatttaatattGTTCTCAATTGCTAAGCAGATGCTAGAGTTTGTAAGTTTCTACTGTAACTATATAATTCAAATCACCCTCAAAATTCTTCTTCTAAATTTCCAGAAACCTTAAGATTCTCAAGAAACTCTCCCTTGAGATATCTAGAATTTTAATAACTCTcaaaatttttagaattttaaacGAAACAAAATTCGACATGAAtacgaaaatgtattttccaccccaactttgggggtggtttccATACCCTAAGCTTGAATACCAACgattaaaaaaaatacatatttaatattGTTCGATGCACTACTCGTATacaaagtttcataaaaatcagaAGATGACACTAAACTGATGTTCCTTGCGAGTCAATAAACTCAGAATTTTTGTTCCGACAAATAATTGAATAAATTAGAACAGTACGTACTGGCAACGATGATCTTGACAGATGCTTGTGCCTCCGCTCGATTGTCAGTGGGTATCAGGGTGCACTTGAAGATTCCGTCGTTGGTCTCTTTTATCTTGTGGATGTGAACGCCGCATTGTCCCGTCTCGGTGCCTTCCCCGTAATATTCGATGCCATCTTCGGGCGGTTGGTTCTTAGACAAGAGTATACCGCCACCCTCGCCAGGTATCTCGACACGGCAGACTTGGAGTGGTCTACCGACTCTGCACAAAATCTGCAGACTCTCGCCGAGTCTCACCGCCGTTTGATGTTTTGGATCGATGTCGACGACCAGGTTCGATTTCGACGCTGAAACAGTAGAAAGTAGAACGGTTACCATTAAACAGTGTTCTAGGATTGGGAACAGAAGTTTCGATTCTGTTGGGCAAATTCATTTTCCATTCTCAAGCGAAGTTGCTTTACGCGAAGGTTTACGTTCCTTTCACCTGGGCGAAATTAAATTACTCAGAGAAGCGAAGTTCTAGAATCTTTCTTCATTCTCAGAGCATTCGAACTTTTTAGACGTTCGGGATGGTTCTCACATTTGTAAAGGATGTTTGAGTTAATGTTCGCCAGAGTTGaatttgaaagctgtgattggTAATTTTGTTTGAGGTTTATTAATTGTGTTGTATCATCTTAATTTCAACAGGAATTTTGGAAAGATTATACTGTGGGGTTGCTACACAGTTGGATTTACTCTAATCTCTAAGTAAATGTAAAATCTCTCAATTTTTATTATGTAAATTCTATTGTGTTAGGTAAATAATATTTCTTGCTTCATAATTTGGATTGAAAGAGTAGCAAGTAAATGTGATAGTCTGCAACCTAGTCCGATTTTTCATTCAAGATCAGTTAAAGATTATAATGCCACACTTCGTTGAATTCATCCTGATATGCACTATAATGGTACatcacaaaaaatatatattagtACGCAAAAAATGGCAATAATCTTCAAAACTCGGAAAAAATGAGCTTGAGAGAAGGAACATGGATTATAACATTCGCAGCTTTAAACCAAACCAGTTTGTCCTGACACATTTTTTCGTTCCAGCAAAAATAACGAAGACACTAGGATGTGCAAGTTAaaaaaacaccctgtatatgaataTTAAACACGGATTAAGCCagctataataaaaaaatacacaTCCTCCTACACAGCAGGCTCATTCGCTCAGCATCTACTCAAAAACATCACGAACGCTCTTCATCATGCGATATTATCCCCTCGTTAATTTATGCTTGACTTTCGAAACTCGCTAAGATACGCACTGCGCCCCAACAACGCGGAGATTATGCAAAATGTATTGTCAGTAAATTTTAATCGACAGCCTCTAAAGGATGCGCATAAGCGAGGCAAGCGCCAGCGATAGAGGGGATAGATCGAAAAACGATCCTCGGGTCGCGCCTGCAAGATTTATGACGCAAAAAGGAAAGTTGATTAAATCCCATCCCCCTTCGTCGACGCCAGTGTGTTCGTTTATTCTCCTTGTTCCGACACGGTCCCGCGAAAGTCGACCAAGTTTCTCTAGAGCTTCCGACCTTTCCCCTTTACGCTATCCTCCCATCGCCTTTTTTCAGCGCCACCACTGGTAATtaggaaatttcaatattttagctGGTCTTTCACTT is drawn from Calliopsis andreniformis isolate RMS-2024a chromosome 1, iyCalAndr_principal, whole genome shotgun sequence and contains these coding sequences:
- the Fas3 gene encoding fasciclin 3 isoform X3 — encoded protein: MVTVLLSTVSASKSNLVVDIDPKHQTAVRLGESLQILCRVGRPLQVCRVEIPGEGGGILLSKNQPPEDGIEYYGEGTETGQCGVHIHKIKETNDGIFKCTLIPTDNRAEAQASVKIIVAKPPHNPELQTSPGAYGRNIYRKGEKLEVSCSAPGGRPAANVSLFLDDEPIGEERSTIYDSNIDDNSLAVQNASRSLDWTDNGKMLRCVASHIALDKPRETTMQLQVYYPPQPQPTIERFGYVIGRQGIVNVTVYANPRPHFLWRVNDEKINEGRPDESNRLETSTAVDLGRGAWSVILTIDSVQKSDTEKEYVLEARNGEGAYEYRIVLSTSTEPAGAFSHFYGKLSEHMHALGVDLDAGSIIGIVVGALVLILIVCLLIFARATGRWCFAGSSTSRTLGESSDTESAGRYSRTEVDGSRRGRKPKISFTRLFKRNKDKVSGADTDTMRTVVTVDDEKLQVTTPTAQETKPNSQTGESGIVYAELDLTQQQQGTPRRLNEDKTEYAEILYTKPATEEQQQTPNE
- the Fas3 gene encoding fasciclin 3 isoform X2, yielding MVTVLLSTVSASKSNLVVDIDPKHQTAVRLGESLQILCRVGRPLQVCRVEIPGEGGGILLSKNQPPEDGIEYYGEGTETGQCGVHIHKIKETNDGIFKCTLIPTDNRAEAQASVKIIVAKPPHNPELQTSPGAYGRNIYRKGEKLEVSCSAPGGRPAANVSLFLDDEPIGEERSTIYDSNIDDNSLAVQNASRSLDWTDNGKMLRCVASHIALDKPRETTMQLQVYYPPQPQPTIERFGYVIGRQGIVNVTVYANPRPHFLWRVNDEKINEGRPDESNRLETSTAVDLGRGAWSVILTIDSVQKSDTEKEYVLEARNGEGAYEYRIVLSTSTEPAGAFSHFYGKLSEHMHALGVDLDAGSIIGIVVGALVLILIVCLLIFARATGRWCFAGSSTSRTLGESSHVYRDFADPAASIKLLRFENSGRFDKQRSDTESAGRYSRTEVDGSRRGRKPKISFTRLFKRNKDKVSGADTDTMRTVVTVDDEKLQVTTPTAQETKPNSQTGESGIVYAELDLTQQQQGTPRRLNEDKTEYAEILYTKPATEEQQQTPNE
- the Fas3 gene encoding fasciclin 3 isoform X1; this translates as MVTVLLSTVSASKSNLVVDIDPKHQTAVRLGESLQILCRVGRPLQVCRVEIPGEGGGILLSKNQPPEDGIEYYGEGTETGQCGVHIHKIKETNDGIFKCTLIPTDNRAEAQASVKIIVAKPPHNPELQTSPGAYGRNIYRKGEKLEVSCSAPGGRPAANVSLFLDDEPIGEERSTIYDSNIDDNSLAVQNASRSLDWTDNGKMLRCVASHIALDKPRETTMQLQVYYPPQPQPTIERFGYVIGRQGIVNVTVYANPRPHFLWRVNDEKINEGRPDESNRLETSTAVDLGRGAWSVILTIDSVQKSDTEKEYVLEARNGEGAYEYRIVLSTSTEPAGAFSHFYGKLSEHMHALGVDLDAGSIIGIVVGALVLILIVCLLIFARATGRWCFAGSSTSRTLGESRSHVYRDFADPAASIKLLRFENSGRFDKQRSDTESAGRYSRTEVDGSRRGRKPKISFTRLFKRNKDKVSGADTDTMRTVVTVDDEKLQVTTPTAQETKPNSQTGESGIVYAELDLTQQQQGTPRRLNEDKTEYAEILYTKPATEEQQQTPNE
- the Fas3 gene encoding fasciclin 3 isoform X4; the protein is MVTVLLSTVSASKSNLVVDIDPKHQTAVRLGESLQILCRVGRPLQVCRVEIPGEGGGILLSKNQPPEDGIEYYGEGTETGQCGVHIHKIKETNDGIFKCTLIPTDNRAEAQASVKIIVAKPPHNPELQTSPGAYGRNIYRKGEKLEVSCSAPGGRPAANVSLFLDDEPIGEERSTIYDSNIDDNSLAVQNASRSLDWTDNGKMLRCVASHIALDKPRETTMQLQVYYPPQPQPTIERFGYVIGRQGIVNVTVYANPRPHFLWRVNDEKINEGRPDESNRLETSTAVDLGRGAWSVILTIDSVQKSDTEKEYVLEARNGEGAYEYRIVLSTSTEPAGAFSHFYGKLSEHMHALGVDLDAGSIIGIVVGALVLILIVCLLIFARATGRWCFAGSSTSRTLGESDTESAGRYSRTEVDGSRRGRKPKISFTRLFKRNKDKVSGADTDTMRTVVTVDDEKLQVTTPTAQETKPNSQTGESGIVYAELDLTQQQQGTPRRLNEDKTEYAEILYTKPATEEQQQTPNE